In Janibacter sp. CX7, a single genomic region encodes these proteins:
- a CDS encoding aldo/keto reductase, which produces MELRRLGRSGLTVSAVGLGCNNLGREGTASRTQEGSDAVVHAALDAGITLFDVADTYGAEPGLSETMLGRALGSRRDEVVVATKFGMDVRGANGPDFGARGSRRYITTAVEASLRRLGTDRIDLYQLHTPDPLTPVEETLDALDDLVRAGKVRYIGHSNLAGWQIADAEHTARARGGARFISSQSHYNLLDRRAELEVTPAAEHFGLGVLPYFPLASGLLTGKYSSGSAPEGSRLTHSRQYLLEEADLDQLRAFGDYARARDLTELEVAFSWLASRPAVTSVIAGATRPEQIAANAAAVSWVPTPDDEAELDEIFPTVPRVALF; this is translated from the coding sequence ATGGAACTTCGTCGTCTCGGCCGCTCCGGTCTCACCGTCTCCGCCGTCGGGCTGGGGTGCAACAACCTCGGCCGCGAGGGCACCGCCAGCCGGACCCAGGAGGGGTCGGACGCGGTCGTGCACGCCGCGCTCGATGCGGGCATCACCCTCTTCGACGTCGCCGACACCTACGGCGCCGAGCCCGGCCTCTCCGAGACCATGCTCGGCCGGGCCCTGGGCAGCCGCCGCGACGAGGTCGTCGTCGCGACGAAGTTCGGCATGGACGTGCGCGGGGCCAACGGCCCCGACTTCGGTGCCCGCGGGTCGCGGCGCTACATCACGACCGCGGTCGAGGCCTCCCTTCGTCGGCTCGGCACGGACCGCATCGACCTCTACCAGCTGCACACGCCCGACCCGCTGACCCCCGTCGAGGAGACGCTCGACGCGCTCGACGACCTCGTGCGCGCGGGCAAGGTGCGCTACATCGGCCACTCCAACCTCGCCGGCTGGCAGATCGCCGACGCCGAGCACACCGCGCGCGCCCGCGGGGGAGCGCGCTTCATCTCGAGCCAGAGCCACTACAACCTCCTCGATCGCCGGGCCGAGCTCGAGGTGACCCCGGCGGCCGAGCACTTCGGGCTCGGTGTGCTGCCCTACTTCCCGCTCGCCAGCGGGCTGCTCACCGGCAAGTACTCGTCGGGCTCAGCGCCCGAGGGCAGCCGGCTGACCCACTCGCGCCAGTACCTGCTCGAGGAGGCCGACCTCGACCAGCTGCGTGCCTTCGGCGACTACGCCCGGGCCCGCGACCTCACCGAGCTCGAGGTCGCCTTCTCGTGGCTCGCCTCGCGCCCGGCCGTCACGAGCGTCATCGCCGGTGCGACCCGCCCCGAGCAGATCGCAGCGAATGCCGCGGCCGTCTCCTGGGTGCCGACCCCCGACGACGAGGCCGAGCTCGACGAGATCTTCCCGACGGTGCCGCGGGTGGCGCTGTTTTGA
- a CDS encoding sensor histidine kinase: MTSSTSDPTGTGRWLRLGQHALLAVLAALCAVRAVADGAHPLAEIGALALFAGWYAVGPRLARLGRDGTGWFVGLVLLWGLLVLVSPENVWLAFPLWLLAGHVLPLLPAVVTSLLVFVVVALEPVRQSGQASFAAIIGPFIGMVVALGVAKAQQALVRDGIERQRLIASLYAAQEESAALTDELARVQRAQGVTSERTRLSRDIHDGIAQGFSSLLLLARAARAESDTDRRSQLLEHIESGAAQGLEESRRIVGALAPADLDEGSLPAAVRRVAERFADETGVAATVTASPTLPAVPTTVEVALLRLVQGALANVRTHAAAHTVTVSLEEAGTTVRVDVVDDGVGFDPQGWWDQPSPTSGEGGYGLRATRARLRELSGGLSVESAPGEGTAVSGWVEIGRPVEDA; the protein is encoded by the coding sequence GTGACGAGCAGCACGAGCGACCCCACGGGCACCGGCCGGTGGCTGCGGCTGGGCCAGCACGCCCTGCTCGCAGTGCTCGCCGCCCTCTGCGCGGTGCGTGCCGTCGCGGACGGCGCGCACCCGCTCGCCGAGATCGGGGCCCTGGCGCTCTTCGCCGGCTGGTACGCCGTCGGTCCCCGCCTGGCCCGGCTCGGCCGTGACGGCACCGGCTGGTTCGTCGGACTCGTCCTCCTCTGGGGCCTGCTCGTGCTCGTCTCCCCCGAGAACGTCTGGCTCGCCTTCCCCCTATGGCTCCTCGCCGGTCACGTGCTGCCGCTGCTGCCGGCCGTGGTCACCTCGCTGCTCGTCTTCGTCGTCGTCGCGCTCGAGCCGGTGCGGCAGAGCGGGCAGGCCTCCTTCGCGGCGATCATCGGGCCCTTCATCGGCATGGTCGTCGCCCTCGGCGTGGCCAAGGCGCAGCAGGCGCTCGTCCGCGACGGCATCGAGCGACAGCGGCTCATCGCCTCGCTCTACGCCGCGCAGGAGGAGAGCGCCGCCCTCACCGACGAGCTGGCCCGCGTGCAGCGCGCGCAGGGCGTGACGAGCGAGCGCACCCGGCTCTCCCGCGACATCCACGACGGCATCGCCCAGGGCTTCAGCTCGCTGCTCCTGCTCGCCCGCGCCGCCCGGGCCGAGAGCGACACCGACCGGCGGTCGCAGCTGCTCGAGCACATCGAGTCGGGCGCGGCCCAGGGCCTCGAGGAGTCGCGCCGCATCGTCGGGGCGCTCGCCCCGGCCGACCTCGACGAGGGCAGCCTGCCGGCGGCCGTGCGGCGGGTCGCCGAGCGCTTCGCCGACGAGACCGGCGTGGCCGCGACCGTCACCGCGTCGCCGACGCTGCCGGCGGTCCCGACGACCGTCGAGGTCGCCCTGCTGCGGCTGGTCCAGGGGGCCCTGGCCAATGTCCGGACCCACGCGGCCGCGCACACGGTCACCGTCAGCCTCGAGGAGGCCGGCACGACCGTGCGGGTCGACGTCGTCGACGACGGGGTCGGCTTCGACCCGCAGGGCTGGTGGGACCAGCCCTCCCCCACGAGCGGCGAAGGGGGATACGGCCTGCGCGCGACCCGCGCCCGGCTGCGTGAGCTCAGCGGCGGCCTGTCCGTCGAGTCGGCGCCCGGCGAGGGCACCGCCGTGTCGGGCTGGGTGGAGATCGGACGACCGGTGGAGGACGCATGA
- a CDS encoding type II toxin-antitoxin system PemK/MazF family toxin, with protein sequence MSDYPGDFTGVPTMQWAPTPEDPTPSPGEVVWAWVPYEEDHTQGKDRPVLLVGRDGDWLLGLQLTSHDHDLDAEQEAAAGRRWIDVGSGAWDGRGRRSEARVNRVLRLDPAAVRREGAVLDERVFDAVVEAVRAVASGRDYDDDPV encoded by the coding sequence ATGAGCGACTACCCCGGCGACTTCACGGGTGTGCCGACGATGCAGTGGGCCCCGACCCCCGAGGACCCGACGCCCTCCCCCGGCGAGGTCGTCTGGGCCTGGGTGCCCTACGAGGAGGACCACACCCAGGGCAAGGACCGACCGGTCCTGCTCGTGGGTCGCGACGGCGACTGGCTGCTCGGCCTGCAGCTGACGAGCCACGACCACGACCTCGACGCCGAGCAGGAGGCTGCGGCCGGGCGGCGCTGGATCGACGTCGGCTCCGGCGCGTGGGACGGGCGCGGCCGGCGCAGCGAGGCGCGGGTCAACCGTGTGCTGCGCCTGGACCCCGCCGCGGTGCGCCGGGAGGGCGCGGTCCTCGACGAGCGGGTCTTCGACGCCGTCGTCGAGGCGGTGCGGGCGGTCGCGTCCGGCCGCGACTACGACGACGACCCCGTGTGA
- the holA gene encoding DNA polymerase III subunit delta has translation MSTPPFVLVQGPETVLADRAVEQVIADVRVTSPELEVVTLRAEGYEEGALTVQASPSLFGEDKLIVVRDLHQAPDALQVDLLAYLADPEDSVTLVVTHASGNKGKKVLDTLKKAKALVLEAPAIKSDRDKADFVTNEFRRSRRKATSEAVQALVEAVGKDVRELASACQQLVDDTTGTIDADVVERYHGGRVEATGFKVADAAVAGQTGEALRLLRHAVNVGVDPVPIVAVLAQQLRQLAKVGGAGRGRSADLARDLGMAPWQVDKARRSLQGWTGAGLGRSIQAVAAADFEVKGGGRDPVYAVEKAILTITREFGRDRSR, from the coding sequence TTGAGCACGCCCCCCTTCGTCCTCGTCCAGGGACCCGAGACCGTCCTGGCGGACCGCGCCGTCGAGCAGGTCATCGCCGACGTGCGGGTGACCTCGCCCGAGCTCGAGGTCGTCACCCTGCGGGCCGAGGGCTACGAGGAGGGCGCGCTCACCGTCCAGGCCAGCCCCTCGCTCTTCGGCGAGGACAAGCTCATCGTCGTGCGCGACCTGCACCAGGCGCCCGACGCGCTGCAGGTCGACCTGCTCGCCTACCTCGCCGACCCCGAGGACTCGGTGACCCTCGTCGTCACCCATGCCTCGGGCAACAAGGGCAAGAAGGTACTCGACACGCTCAAGAAGGCCAAGGCGCTCGTGCTCGAGGCCCCGGCGATCAAGAGCGACCGCGACAAGGCCGACTTCGTGACCAACGAGTTCCGCCGCAGCCGTCGCAAGGCGACGAGCGAGGCCGTCCAGGCGCTCGTCGAGGCGGTCGGCAAGGACGTGCGCGAGCTCGCCTCCGCCTGCCAGCAGCTCGTCGACGACACGACCGGCACGATCGACGCCGATGTCGTCGAGCGCTACCACGGGGGTCGGGTCGAGGCGACGGGGTTCAAGGTCGCCGATGCCGCGGTCGCCGGGCAGACCGGCGAGGCGCTGCGGCTGCTGCGCCATGCGGTCAACGTCGGCGTCGACCCGGTGCCGATCGTCGCCGTCCTCGCCCAGCAGCTGCGTCAGCTCGCCAAGGTCGGGGGAGCGGGCCGTGGCCGCAGCGCCGACCTCGCTCGCGACCTCGGCATGGCGCCCTGGCAGGTCGACAAGGCACGCCGATCGCTGCAGGGCTGGACCGGTGCCGGGCTGGGCCGCAGCATCCAGGCCGTCGCGGCCGCCGACTTCGAGGTCAAGGGCGGCGGACGCGACCCCGTCTACGCCGTCGAGAAGGCGATCCTGACGATCACCCGCGAGTTTGGCCGCGACCGGAGCCGCTGA
- a CDS encoding MMPL family transporter, whose translation MSTRAPFVQRILGRRGASLVLVLAVLVVGLASALLGSAEAPPRGDAYPASAESAVVAEQLEGFPGSDTAPVLLVATKGGDARLTSADERALGKLAADLGAGRARPQVSEDGMAATVTVPVEVSEDSATQVATIEDLRAEVADHAPAELDVQVTGGPAFGADIASAFDGADFTLLAVTIGVVALLLLLTYRSPVLWLVPLTVVGIADQVAGRVTAAVGEASGLPFDAGIVSVLVFGAGANYALLLISRYREELHEHDDHRVALRAAWRATVSAIVASNATVVLALATLLLAAVPGTRGLGLASAVGLVIALAAGVLVLPAALALVGRQVFWPFVPRPGDDLSHEGIWARVARSVVRRPAVFLAGGLAVLVVLASGLLGARVGLSQADSFRTASESADGLVTVGEHFPAGSAAPFVITTNASRTDAVTTAVESVPGVTTVVPSGTDGQGLARLTVIGEPAPGSPASLELASDLRTAAHDVTGADAHVGGASAELLDARTAADADLRTVVPLVLLVSLVVLVVLLRALVGPLVLLALNALSALAALGLGAWLDEHLLGHPALDVQVPLVAFLFLVALGIDYTIFLMHRARAEAADHGTREGVARAVARTGAVITSAGVVLAAVFAALGVLPLVVLGQLGLVVGLGVLLDTLVVRTLVVPAATALLGERFWWPGRVASRP comes from the coding sequence GTGTCCACCCGTGCTCCCTTCGTCCAGCGCATCCTCGGCCGGCGGGGGGCGTCACTCGTGCTCGTCCTCGCCGTGCTCGTCGTGGGGCTGGCGTCGGCGCTGTTGGGGTCCGCGGAGGCGCCGCCGCGGGGCGATGCCTATCCGGCGTCGGCGGAGTCGGCGGTCGTGGCGGAGCAGCTTGAGGGCTTCCCCGGCAGCGACACGGCTCCGGTCCTGCTCGTCGCGACGAAGGGGGGCGACGCCCGCCTGACGAGCGCCGACGAGCGCGCCCTCGGCAAGCTGGCGGCCGACCTCGGCGCCGGCAGGGCGCGCCCGCAGGTGAGCGAGGACGGGATGGCCGCGACGGTCACCGTGCCCGTCGAGGTGAGCGAGGACAGCGCCACCCAGGTCGCGACCATCGAGGACCTGCGCGCCGAGGTGGCCGACCACGCACCGGCCGAGCTCGACGTGCAGGTGACCGGCGGCCCGGCCTTCGGCGCCGACATCGCCTCGGCCTTCGACGGCGCCGACTTCACCCTCCTCGCGGTGACCATCGGGGTCGTCGCGCTGCTGCTCCTGCTCACCTACCGCTCCCCCGTCCTGTGGCTCGTCCCGCTCACCGTCGTCGGCATCGCCGACCAGGTGGCCGGGCGGGTGACCGCTGCCGTCGGGGAGGCGAGCGGCCTCCCCTTCGACGCAGGCATCGTCTCCGTCCTCGTCTTCGGCGCGGGGGCCAACTACGCCCTCCTGCTCATCTCGCGCTACCGCGAGGAGCTGCACGAGCACGACGACCACCGCGTCGCGCTGCGCGCCGCGTGGCGGGCCACCGTGTCGGCCATCGTCGCGAGCAATGCGACCGTCGTGCTCGCCCTGGCAACCCTCCTGCTCGCCGCCGTCCCGGGCACCCGCGGGCTCGGGCTGGCCTCCGCCGTCGGCCTCGTCATCGCCCTCGCCGCGGGCGTCCTCGTGCTGCCCGCGGCACTCGCGCTCGTCGGCCGACAGGTCTTCTGGCCCTTCGTCCCCCGCCCCGGCGACGACCTGTCGCACGAGGGCATCTGGGCGCGCGTCGCCCGCAGCGTCGTGCGTCGCCCCGCGGTCTTCCTCGCCGGCGGTCTCGCCGTCCTCGTCGTCCTCGCCTCCGGCCTGCTCGGCGCCCGAGTCGGGCTGAGTCAGGCCGACTCCTTCCGCACCGCGTCGGAGTCCGCAGACGGTCTCGTGACGGTCGGTGAGCACTTCCCGGCCGGTTCCGCGGCTCCCTTCGTCATCACGACGAACGCGAGCCGGACGGACGCGGTGACCACCGCCGTCGAGTCCGTGCCGGGCGTGACCACCGTCGTGCCCTCCGGCACCGACGGGCAGGGCCTGGCCCGACTGACGGTCATCGGTGAGCCCGCGCCGGGCAGCCCGGCGAGCCTCGAGCTCGCGAGCGACCTGCGCACCGCGGCCCACGATGTCACCGGCGCCGACGCCCACGTCGGCGGTGCCTCGGCCGAGCTGCTCGACGCCCGCACGGCCGCCGACGCCGACCTGCGCACGGTCGTCCCGCTCGTGCTGCTCGTCAGCCTCGTCGTGCTCGTCGTCCTGCTCCGCGCCCTCGTCGGTCCGCTCGTCCTGCTGGCGCTCAACGCGCTGAGCGCGCTCGCCGCGCTCGGCCTGGGCGCGTGGCTCGACGAGCACCTGCTCGGCCACCCGGCGCTCGACGTGCAGGTCCCGCTCGTCGCCTTCCTCTTCCTCGTGGCGCTGGGCATCGACTACACGATCTTCCTCATGCACCGGGCGCGTGCCGAGGCCGCCGACCACGGCACCCGCGAGGGCGTCGCCCGGGCGGTCGCCCGCACCGGCGCGGTCATCACGAGCGCGGGTGTCGTGCTTGCCGCCGTCTTCGCGGCGCTGGGCGTGCTGCCGCTCGTCGTCCTCGGCCAGCTCGGCCTCGTCGTCGGCCTCGGGGTCCTGCTCGACACGCTCGTCGTGCGCACCCTCGTCGTGCCCGCCGCCACCGCCCTCCTCGGCGAGCGCTTCTGGTGGCCCGGGCGGGTAGCGTCGCGCCCGTGA
- the rpsT gene encoding 30S ribosomal protein S20 — protein MANIKSQIKRVKTNAARTERNRAYKSELRTWIRKVRTAADAGDAEAAQAALVTAGKKLDKAVSKGVIHANQAANKKSALAKRVNSL, from the coding sequence GTGGCAAACATCAAGTCCCAGATCAAGCGCGTCAAGACGAACGCCGCCCGGACCGAGCGCAACCGCGCCTACAAGTCCGAGCTGCGCACGTGGATCCGCAAGGTCCGCACGGCCGCCGACGCCGGCGACGCCGAGGCTGCCCAGGCTGCCCTCGTCACCGCCGGCAAGAAGCTCGACAAGGCCGTGAGCAAGGGTGTCATCCACGCCAACCAGGCCGCCAACAAGAAGTCGGCCCTGGCCAAGCGCGTCAACTCGCTCTGA
- a CDS encoding response regulator transcription factor, giving the protein MSETSIGTTGTTGTTGGAGSPVRVVVVEDHPVTRMGVVALLGQDPRITVVADVGTGEEGVVAASRELPDVVVTDLRLGPGLDGVGVTEAVRARRPAPAVLVLTTYDTDRDIVRAVEAGAAGYLLKDADPAVITDAVARAASGQTVLSPDLAQRVVARISRPQADLSAREVEILGLVAQGLSNREIARALVISEATVKTHLVHVYTKLDVDSRTAAVARAREDGLLR; this is encoded by the coding sequence ATGAGCGAGACGAGCATCGGCACGACCGGCACGACGGGCACGACCGGCGGGGCCGGGAGCCCGGTGCGGGTGGTCGTCGTCGAGGACCACCCGGTGACCCGCATGGGCGTCGTCGCCCTGCTCGGGCAGGACCCCCGGATCACGGTCGTCGCCGACGTCGGCACCGGCGAGGAGGGCGTGGTCGCCGCTTCCCGCGAGCTGCCCGACGTCGTCGTCACCGACCTGCGCCTCGGCCCCGGTCTCGACGGCGTCGGGGTCACCGAGGCGGTGCGCGCCCGGCGACCCGCGCCGGCGGTGCTCGTGCTCACGACCTATGACACCGACCGTGACATCGTGCGGGCGGTCGAGGCGGGTGCTGCGGGCTACCTGCTCAAGGACGCCGACCCCGCCGTCATCACCGACGCCGTGGCCCGCGCTGCCAGCGGCCAGACGGTCCTGTCCCCCGACCTCGCCCAGCGGGTGGTCGCACGCATCTCCCGCCCGCAGGCCGACCTGTCCGCCCGCGAGGTCGAGATCCTCGGCCTCGTCGCGCAGGGCCTGTCCAACCGCGAGATCGCCCGCGCCCTCGTCATCTCGGAGGCGACGGTCAAGACGCACCTCGTGCACGTCTACACCAAGCTCGACGTCGACTCGCGCACCGCCGCCGTGGCGCGGGCGCGTGAGGACGGGCTGCTGCGCTAG
- a CDS encoding alkaline phosphatase encodes MRGAAVGAVAATATVTPFALSAAHAAPTTGFLHGVASGDPLPTAVVLWTRVTPTADAVPGSGRGPRVKVTWEVATDDDFTRIVRRGQIATGTERDHTVKVDASGLTPGTRYAYRFRSGGATSPTGWTRTAPAPSSTPSRLRLGVVSCSNWEAGWFSAYRHLAARGDLDAVLHMGDYLYEYPTGEYGAGETVVRTTQPTHEIVTLADYRVRHGHYKTDPDLQALHAVAPWITTWDDHESANDAWIDGAENHQPETEGAWADRAAASRRAYDEWMPIRLSGTATLGDGNQVYRELSFGTLADLRMLDLRSYRSEQASYAALGQVGSPDRTIAGDAQMGWLKESLSGSSATWKLVGNPVMISPVTFGAVDAEVGQALNDMGGLVPPEGIPYNVDQWDGYTADRRELIDHLADHAIPNTVFITGDIHSAWACDLPKNVGTYPFSPSVAVEFVGTSVTSDNLDDILQVAPRTVSLTVEAAIRTANPHVRYLDFDRHGFSVLTLTPSRAQMDWYALADRTDPASPVRWSAGFETLPGTQRARRVWYPAT; translated from the coding sequence GTGCGCGGGGCCGCCGTCGGGGCCGTCGCCGCCACCGCGACCGTCACCCCCTTCGCCCTGTCGGCGGCGCACGCCGCACCGACCACCGGATTCCTCCACGGCGTCGCCTCCGGAGACCCGCTGCCCACCGCCGTCGTCCTGTGGACCCGCGTGACGCCGACGGCCGACGCCGTGCCCGGCTCCGGCCGGGGCCCCCGGGTCAAGGTCACGTGGGAGGTCGCGACCGACGACGACTTCACCCGGATCGTGCGTCGGGGGCAGATCGCCACCGGCACCGAGCGCGACCACACCGTCAAGGTGGACGCGAGCGGGCTGACGCCGGGCACGCGCTACGCCTACCGCTTCCGCAGCGGGGGAGCCACCTCGCCGACGGGCTGGACCCGCACGGCGCCCGCGCCGTCGAGCACCCCGAGCCGACTGCGGCTGGGCGTCGTCTCCTGCTCCAACTGGGAGGCCGGATGGTTCTCCGCCTACCGCCACCTCGCCGCACGAGGCGACCTCGACGCCGTGCTCCACATGGGCGACTACCTCTACGAGTACCCGACCGGTGAGTACGGGGCGGGCGAGACGGTCGTCCGCACGACGCAGCCGACGCACGAGATCGTCACCCTCGCCGACTACCGGGTGCGGCACGGTCACTACAAGACCGACCCCGACCTGCAGGCGTTGCACGCGGTCGCCCCGTGGATCACCACGTGGGACGACCACGAGAGCGCCAACGACGCGTGGATCGACGGCGCGGAGAACCACCAGCCGGAGACCGAGGGCGCCTGGGCCGACCGCGCGGCCGCCTCGCGGCGCGCCTACGACGAGTGGATGCCGATCCGGTTGTCCGGCACCGCGACCCTCGGCGACGGCAACCAGGTCTACCGGGAGCTGTCCTTCGGCACGCTCGCCGACCTGCGCATGCTGGACCTGCGCAGCTATCGCAGCGAGCAGGCCTCCTACGCCGCCCTCGGCCAGGTGGGCTCGCCCGACCGCACCATCGCCGGCGACGCGCAGATGGGCTGGCTCAAGGAGTCGCTGAGCGGCTCGAGCGCGACGTGGAAGCTCGTCGGCAACCCGGTGATGATCTCGCCGGTGACCTTCGGCGCCGTCGACGCCGAGGTCGGGCAGGCGCTCAACGACATGGGCGGGCTCGTCCCGCCGGAGGGCATCCCCTACAACGTCGACCAGTGGGACGGCTACACCGCCGACCGCCGCGAGCTCATCGACCACCTCGCCGACCACGCGATCCCCAACACCGTCTTCATCACCGGCGACATCCACTCCGCGTGGGCCTGCGACCTGCCGAAGAATGTCGGCACCTACCCCTTCAGCCCGAGCGTCGCGGTCGAGTTCGTCGGCACGTCGGTCACCTCCGACAACCTCGACGACATCCTCCAGGTCGCGCCCCGCACGGTCTCGCTAACCGTCGAGGCCGCGATCCGCACCGCCAACCCGCACGTGCGCTACCTCGACTTCGACCGCCACGGCTTCAGCGTCCTCACCCTGACCCCGAGCCGGGCCCAGATGGACTGGTACGCCCTCGCCGACCGCACCGACCCGGCCTCGCCGGTCCGGTGGAGCGCCGGCTTCGAGACCCTGCCCGGCACCCAGCGCGCCCGCCGCGTCTGGTACCCCGCCACCTGA
- a CDS encoding ATP-dependent DNA helicase, producing MSSSVESLLAAAVGGVGGSTRPGQVEMALAVARAIDSEKHLLVQAGTGTGKSLAYLVPAVEHAQRVGKPAVVATATLALQGQIVDRDMPRLADALTPHLKRRPTYAIVKGRRNYVCKHKIEGGFPDDEDGLFDVGEADAQAGWLGKEVVRVREWADETESGDRDELVPGVSEKAWRQVSVSAQECLGSKCPMVAECFVESSREAAKDVDVIVTNHSFMAIDAFEGRPMLPDHDVLVVDEAHELVDRVISTVTDELAPGGLRAAAKRSRKFADSAEVLDDLGSDLEAVLEEAPEGRLATGIPDALAAVLGRCRDVARSLLTEMKPPKGEQVDGTRQVALVAVEEVHDTAARMLEEHELDVIWVSRDLRRGPLLRVAPMSVAMRMRERIFGTGASDDDEAVRDRTVVLTSATLELGGTFDAVAGTLGLRGPGAPEWTGLDVGSPFDYAQQGIAYVAEHLPAPGRDGLAPQTLDEIEALVRAAGGRTLGLFSSMRAAKEATEAMRERLGDDFPVLCQGEDMIGTLVRDFARDPRTILFGTLTLWQGVDVPGSSCQLVLIDRIPFPRPDDPLSSARTQEIARRGGNGFMAVSATHAALRLAQGAGRLIRRGDDRGVVAFLDHRMIKARYAGFLQRSLPPFWPTTDRDLVLGALRRLDQIAPPPQPVAEPGRRGMTGQASAPVADPGPADGARTAVVRGEGWSAQDDDELRDGVDLGLPLTELAESLDRDEDAVAARAQTLGLAVPPRG from the coding sequence GTGTCGTCGTCCGTGGAGTCCCTGCTCGCCGCTGCCGTCGGGGGAGTGGGTGGCTCGACCAGGCCCGGGCAGGTCGAGATGGCACTCGCCGTCGCGCGTGCCATCGACTCCGAGAAGCACCTGCTCGTGCAGGCCGGCACCGGCACCGGCAAGTCGCTCGCCTACCTCGTGCCGGCGGTCGAGCACGCGCAGCGGGTGGGAAAGCCGGCGGTCGTCGCGACCGCGACCCTCGCGCTGCAGGGCCAGATCGTCGACCGCGACATGCCGCGCCTGGCCGACGCCCTGACGCCCCACCTGAAGCGGCGTCCGACCTACGCGATCGTCAAGGGCCGGCGCAACTACGTGTGCAAGCACAAGATCGAGGGCGGCTTCCCCGACGACGAGGACGGCCTCTTCGACGTCGGCGAGGCCGACGCGCAGGCCGGCTGGCTCGGCAAGGAGGTCGTCCGGGTCCGCGAGTGGGCCGACGAGACCGAGTCGGGTGACCGCGACGAGCTCGTCCCCGGCGTCTCGGAGAAGGCCTGGCGCCAGGTGTCGGTCTCGGCGCAGGAGTGCCTCGGCTCGAAGTGCCCGATGGTCGCCGAGTGCTTCGTCGAGAGCTCGCGCGAGGCGGCCAAGGACGTCGACGTCATCGTCACCAACCACTCCTTCATGGCGATCGACGCCTTCGAGGGGCGCCCGATGCTGCCCGATCACGACGTGCTCGTCGTCGACGAGGCCCACGAGCTCGTCGACCGGGTGATCTCGACGGTCACCGACGAGCTCGCGCCCGGCGGGTTGCGGGCCGCGGCGAAGCGGTCGCGCAAGTTCGCCGACTCGGCCGAGGTCCTCGACGACCTCGGGTCCGATCTCGAGGCCGTGCTCGAGGAGGCACCGGAGGGGCGCCTGGCCACGGGCATCCCCGACGCGCTCGCGGCCGTGCTCGGCCGCTGCCGCGACGTCGCCCGCTCGCTCCTGACGGAGATGAAGCCGCCGAAGGGGGAGCAGGTCGACGGCACCCGTCAGGTCGCCCTCGTCGCCGTCGAGGAGGTGCACGACACCGCCGCCCGGATGCTCGAGGAGCACGAGCTCGACGTCATCTGGGTCAGCCGCGACCTGCGCCGCGGCCCGCTGCTGCGCGTGGCGCCGATGAGCGTCGCGATGCGCATGCGGGAGCGGATCTTCGGCACCGGCGCCAGTGACGACGACGAGGCGGTGCGGGACCGCACGGTCGTGCTCACCTCGGCGACCCTCGAGCTCGGCGGCACCTTCGACGCCGTCGCCGGCACGCTCGGGCTGCGTGGGCCGGGAGCACCCGAGTGGACCGGCCTGGACGTCGGGTCCCCCTTCGACTACGCCCAGCAGGGCATCGCCTACGTGGCCGAGCACCTGCCGGCGCCGGGGCGCGACGGGCTGGCCCCGCAGACCCTCGACGAGATCGAGGCCCTCGTGAGGGCCGCCGGTGGCCGCACGCTTGGGCTCTTCTCGTCGATGCGCGCGGCCAAGGAGGCGACCGAGGCGATGCGCGAGCGGCTCGGCGACGACTTCCCGGTGCTGTGCCAGGGCGAGGACATGATCGGCACCCTCGTGCGCGACTTCGCCCGCGACCCGCGCACGATCCTCTTCGGCACGCTCACGCTGTGGCAGGGCGTCGACGTCCCCGGCAGCAGCTGTCAGCTCGTGCTCATCGACCGCATCCCCTTCCCGCGACCCGACGACCCGCTCTCCTCGGCGCGCACCCAGGAGATCGCCCGGCGCGGGGGCAACGGCTTCATGGCCGTCTCCGCCACCCACGCGGCGCTCCGCCTGGCCCAGGGCGCCGGGCGGCTGATCCGCCGCGGGGACGACCGGGGCGTCGTCGCCTTCCTCGACCACCGGATGATCAAGGCGCGCTACGCGGGCTTCCTCCAGCGCTCGCTGCCGCCCTTCTGGCCGACGACCGACCGCGATCTCGTGCTCGGTGCGCTGCGCCGGCTTGACCAGATCGCGCCCCCGCCGCAGCCGGTCGCCGAGCCCGGCCGGCGCGGCATGACCGGCCAGGCGAGCGCGCCGGTCGCCGACCCCGGTCCGGCCGACGGGGCGCGCACGGCCGTCGTCCGTGGCGAGGGCTGGTCCGCCCAGGACGACGACGAGCTGCGCGACGGGGTCGACCTCGGGCTGCCGCTCACCGAGCTCGCCGAGTCCCTCGACCGCGACGAGGACGCCGTCGCCGCCCGGGCCCAGACGCTCGGTCTGGCTGTCCCACCCCGCGGCTAG